The Aureispira anguillae genome contains a region encoding:
- a CDS encoding bifunctional cytochrome P450/NADPH--P450 reductase: MIKSSIPTPKTFPLLGNLKNINPKAFSQSLFEIAKDFEEGRIYKLILPNNDMVIVGSQELVHEVSDPSRFGKNTKLFKEIQGLLGDGLVTAETESLAWGKAHRLLMPAFGPVAIRNLFPQMLDIAEQMMLKFERMGAEHSFDVSEEMTKLTLDTIALCSFNYRFNSFYSEELHPFVESMVDSLSEMGKRAVRFPLQTKLMVKTNQKYFADIDYMHTVGAEIVRNRKKDPKKDKYNDLLNIMLNGVDPISGERLSDDNIKNQMITFLIAGHETTSGLLTFAIYELLNNPNKLKKAQEEVQRILGNNQPTIDHLPQLTYIDQVLKETLRLHPIAPMYTIAALEDTVIGGKYLVKKDENVTVLIGWLHRDKAVWGEDVEAFKPERFAIENAEQLPENCFKPFGNGKRACIGRFFAMQEAVLALAMLLQRFDLKKDNPNYNLKIKEAITIKPDNFRIRVERKEEVAIVAPSLNPSETIANNKTKQVINKNGKPLLILFGSNTGLSEGFAHKIYQEATEYGYQPTLGAMDDYVNRLDKDIPVVIVTASYEGKPPRNAVKFMDWLENGNVSSLAGIQYAVLGCGHKDWLKTYQAIPIKVDQLLSKWGGKALIERGALNGATNVYGDFDKWQDQFWEKMPKGKTEKQGFSVVVSNNRLETLEQKVLRQGVIIENKELVDMTHPLGRSKRHIEIELPKDMPYQSGDYLSILPSNPKENIERIFQRLGYTIDTQITIQAADAQLFHLPVGYPVALFDIFTNYVELGQPATQKQVELLASYCPCPPEKNALIKLTDESIYTEEVLHKRVSVLDLLECYASIDIPLEQLLKILPPLKPRLYSIASSPYWDDQKVALTVAVVDAPAWSGQGQYKGVASNYLAHLPVGGQVQIDTQPATSAFHLPTDLSVPLIMIAAGSGIAPFRGFVQERSIQKQKGNSVGEIVLFFGCDHPEVDALYMDEFCQWEQEEVVQVFRAYSALEEGDIKFVQHKLWAERKRVYELLQKGAKVFVCGDGKYMAPAVQKTFIDIYKACAKVSREEAKVWLDGIQKEGLRYATDIFI, encoded by the coding sequence ATGATAAAGTCAAGCATTCCCACCCCTAAAACATTCCCATTATTGGGGAACCTTAAAAATATAAACCCCAAAGCGTTTAGCCAAAGTCTTTTTGAGATTGCTAAAGATTTTGAAGAAGGGAGAATTTATAAATTGATACTGCCCAATAATGATATGGTGATTGTTGGGTCTCAAGAATTGGTGCATGAAGTTTCAGACCCAAGCCGATTTGGTAAGAATACGAAGTTGTTTAAAGAAATACAAGGGCTGCTAGGTGACGGATTAGTTACCGCAGAAACCGAGAGCCTTGCTTGGGGAAAAGCACATCGCTTATTAATGCCAGCCTTTGGTCCTGTGGCGATTCGGAATTTGTTTCCACAGATGTTAGATATTGCAGAGCAAATGATGCTTAAATTTGAACGGATGGGAGCCGAGCATTCGTTTGATGTTTCTGAAGAAATGACCAAATTAACCTTAGACACCATTGCATTGTGTAGCTTTAATTATAGATTCAATAGTTTTTACTCGGAAGAGCTGCATCCATTTGTGGAATCAATGGTAGATAGTTTAAGTGAGATGGGGAAGCGTGCTGTTCGTTTTCCTCTTCAAACAAAATTGATGGTAAAAACCAATCAAAAATACTTTGCGGATATTGATTATATGCATACTGTTGGTGCTGAAATTGTCCGAAATAGAAAAAAAGACCCCAAAAAAGACAAGTACAACGATTTGCTTAATATTATGCTGAATGGTGTTGATCCAATTAGTGGTGAACGCCTATCGGATGACAATATTAAAAACCAGATGATTACTTTCTTAATAGCAGGGCATGAAACCACTAGTGGCTTATTAACCTTTGCCATTTATGAGTTGTTAAATAACCCCAATAAACTAAAAAAAGCCCAAGAGGAGGTTCAACGTATCCTAGGGAATAACCAACCAACAATAGATCATCTTCCCCAATTAACCTATATAGACCAAGTCTTAAAAGAAACCCTACGTTTGCACCCCATTGCCCCCATGTACACAATAGCTGCTTTAGAAGATACGGTGATTGGTGGCAAATACTTGGTCAAAAAAGACGAAAATGTAACGGTCTTAATAGGGTGGTTGCATCGAGATAAAGCAGTTTGGGGCGAAGATGTAGAAGCATTTAAGCCCGAACGATTTGCTATCGAAAATGCAGAACAATTGCCAGAAAATTGTTTTAAACCTTTTGGAAATGGGAAACGAGCTTGTATTGGTCGCTTCTTTGCTATGCAAGAGGCCGTATTAGCGTTGGCGATGTTGCTGCAACGTTTTGACCTTAAAAAAGACAATCCCAATTATAATTTAAAAATAAAAGAGGCGATTACCATCAAGCCTGATAATTTTAGAATTCGGGTCGAAAGAAAAGAAGAGGTCGCTATTGTTGCTCCATCGCTCAATCCATCAGAAACGATTGCCAATAACAAAACTAAGCAAGTGATTAATAAGAATGGAAAACCACTGTTAATTTTGTTTGGATCCAATACAGGATTATCGGAAGGTTTTGCACACAAAATTTATCAAGAGGCTACCGAGTATGGCTATCAACCCACGCTAGGGGCAATGGATGATTATGTGAATCGATTGGATAAAGATATACCCGTTGTTATTGTCACTGCTTCTTATGAAGGAAAACCGCCGAGGAACGCTGTGAAATTTATGGATTGGTTGGAAAATGGAAATGTATCTTCTTTAGCAGGAATACAATATGCTGTTTTGGGTTGTGGGCATAAAGATTGGCTTAAAACCTATCAAGCCATTCCCATAAAAGTGGATCAATTGTTATCAAAGTGGGGAGGCAAAGCATTGATAGAGCGGGGCGCTTTGAATGGTGCTACAAATGTCTATGGTGATTTTGACAAATGGCAGGATCAATTTTGGGAAAAAATGCCTAAGGGAAAGACCGAAAAACAAGGATTCTCTGTCGTGGTTTCCAACAATCGTTTAGAAACATTGGAACAAAAGGTATTGCGGCAGGGAGTTATTATAGAAAACAAAGAATTGGTCGATATGACGCATCCGCTTGGACGTTCTAAACGACATATAGAAATTGAATTGCCCAAAGATATGCCATATCAATCAGGGGACTATTTGTCTATTCTACCAAGTAATCCCAAAGAAAATATTGAACGTATTTTTCAACGGTTAGGATATACTATTGATACACAAATAACCATTCAGGCTGCTGATGCACAACTGTTCCATTTACCAGTAGGTTATCCTGTTGCTTTGTTCGATATTTTTACCAATTATGTAGAATTAGGACAGCCAGCAACTCAAAAGCAAGTGGAATTATTGGCTTCATATTGTCCTTGCCCGCCTGAAAAAAACGCTTTAATAAAACTAACGGACGAAAGCATTTACACAGAAGAAGTACTGCATAAGCGAGTCAGTGTCTTAGACCTATTAGAATGTTATGCGTCTATTGATATTCCTTTAGAACAATTGTTAAAAATACTACCACCACTAAAACCTCGTTTATATTCCATTGCTTCATCTCCTTATTGGGATGATCAAAAAGTAGCCTTAACTGTTGCAGTGGTTGATGCGCCTGCTTGGTCTGGGCAAGGGCAGTATAAGGGCGTGGCATCAAATTATTTAGCTCATTTGCCAGTAGGAGGACAGGTGCAGATTGATACCCAGCCAGCAACTAGTGCTTTTCATCTTCCGACCGATCTTTCAGTGCCTCTTATTATGATTGCAGCAGGTAGTGGGATTGCCCCTTTTAGAGGCTTTGTTCAAGAGCGTTCTATCCAAAAGCAAAAAGGAAATTCAGTAGGAGAAATTGTTTTGTTTTTTGGCTGCGACCATCCTGAGGTTGATGCTTTGTACATGGATGAATTTTGCCAATGGGAGCAAGAGGAAGTTGTTCAAGTATTTAGGGCTTATAGTGCTTTGGAAGAAGGAGATATAAAGTTTGTTCAACATAAGTTGTGGGCTGAGCGTAAACGGGTTTATGAGTTGCTTCAAAAGGGGGCAAAAGTGTTTGTTTGCGGAGATGGAAAATACATGGCTCCTGCTGTCCAAAAAACATTTATTGATATTTATAAGGCTTGCGCTAAGGTATCTAGAGAGGAGGCCAAGGTTTGGTTGGATGGCATCCAAAAAGAAGGCTTGCGCTATGCGACAGATATTTTTATTTAA
- a CDS encoding cupin domain-containing protein — MSTKKEFSSKDFHQTFARPVAHLPENIIHRNVEQAGVHQQFSTERKHPVFFIDLPTKNISVTIGGLLPNQITNKHRHTYETVLYVIEGTGWTEVEDKKVEWKAGDAVYIPSWAWHRHGNLSSDQPAKYIAAENAPQLQNLGVALREEEGRDY; from the coding sequence ATGTCCACAAAAAAAGAGTTTAGTTCTAAAGACTTTCACCAAACATTCGCTAGACCAGTTGCTCATTTGCCTGAAAATATTATCCACAGAAATGTAGAGCAAGCAGGCGTACATCAACAATTTTCAACAGAAAGAAAACATCCTGTATTTTTTATTGATTTGCCAACGAAAAACATCAGTGTAACGATTGGGGGGCTATTGCCCAATCAAATTACCAACAAACACAGACATACTTATGAAACGGTATTGTATGTAATAGAGGGAACAGGATGGACAGAAGTTGAAGATAAAAAAGTAGAATGGAAAGCTGGAGATGCGGTTTACATTCCTTCTTGGGCTTGGCATCGACATGGTAACTTGAGCAGTGATCAGCCTGCTAAATATATTGCGGCTGAAAATGCGCCACAACTCCAAAACTTAGGAGTAGCACTCCGAGAAGAAGAAGGTAGAGATTATTAA
- the pdxR gene encoding MocR-like pyridoxine biosynthesis transcription factor PdxR, which translates to MNRLWYFDIQIKEENKKAVYIQITDAIIAAIKNGRLKPQEALPSTRKLATIIGVNRNTVLKALDILIAEGWLISKDRIGIFAASVSIQDHRSKDKNSTLAPVHKKAVVVLDDGVPNTQIAPIKELASAYRRVFSLKSRRTILGYTGSLGGLKFRAIIAQMLNHRRGMQVSDDEICITRGSQMALYLTAQCLLTEGDLVLVESPGYRPASAVFINAGAQVMPIEVDQDGIVVEKVEQAILKHSNIQAIYLTPHHQYPTTVTLSLKRRLRLAELAQAHNFIIIEDDYDHEFHFDNRPILPIASYMAIKHYIYIGTFSKIVAPALRVGYLVASSDFIQKVGALRTIIDVQNDPIMEQAIVELVREGAIKRHIKRAAKYYKDKRQYFEGLLKTHLGDKVDYTVPTGGLAFWVRPKKEIKLSDLVANLEKSNLQIKDISNYNSTTLVQGLRLGYGSIEKEELEMAILQLSKCL; encoded by the coding sequence ATGAATAGGTTATGGTACTTTGATATTCAAATTAAGGAGGAGAATAAAAAAGCAGTTTATATACAAATCACAGATGCGATTATTGCAGCTATTAAGAATGGTCGTTTAAAACCGCAAGAGGCATTGCCCAGTACTCGAAAATTGGCAACAATAATTGGAGTCAATCGAAATACAGTACTTAAAGCATTGGACATTTTGATTGCAGAAGGTTGGTTGATTTCAAAAGATAGAATTGGCATTTTTGCAGCAAGTGTTAGCATTCAAGACCATCGTTCAAAGGATAAAAACTCAACTCTTGCTCCTGTCCATAAGAAAGCGGTTGTTGTCTTGGACGATGGCGTTCCTAATACGCAAATAGCCCCAATAAAAGAATTGGCGAGTGCTTATAGGCGAGTATTTAGTTTGAAATCTAGAAGAACAATTTTAGGGTATACAGGGAGTTTGGGCGGTTTGAAATTTAGAGCAATCATTGCTCAGATGCTGAACCACAGGAGAGGAATGCAAGTAAGTGATGATGAAATTTGTATAACTAGAGGAAGCCAAATGGCATTGTATTTAACGGCTCAATGTTTATTGACGGAAGGAGATCTTGTCTTGGTGGAATCGCCTGGGTATCGACCTGCATCTGCCGTATTTATAAATGCTGGCGCTCAGGTAATGCCTATAGAAGTAGATCAGGATGGTATTGTCGTAGAAAAGGTAGAACAAGCCATTCTAAAACATTCCAATATACAAGCCATTTATTTAACCCCTCATCATCAATATCCAACAACGGTTACACTGAGCCTCAAGAGAAGATTAAGGCTGGCTGAATTGGCACAAGCACATAACTTTATAATTATTGAAGACGATTATGATCATGAATTTCATTTTGATAATCGACCAATTTTGCCAATTGCTAGTTATATGGCAATCAAACATTATATCTACATTGGTACGTTTAGTAAGATTGTGGCACCTGCTCTAAGAGTAGGGTATCTAGTGGCAAGTAGTGATTTTATTCAAAAGGTTGGTGCATTGAGGACAATTATTGACGTTCAAAATGATCCAATTATGGAGCAAGCTATCGTTGAATTGGTTAGAGAGGGGGCAATAAAACGGCACATTAAAAGAGCAGCGAAATATTATAAAGATAAGCGGCAATATTTTGAAGGCTTATTAAAGACTCATTTGGGGGACAAGGTTGACTATACTGTACCAACAGGAGGATTGGCTTTTTGGGTGCGTCCTAAAAAAGAGATAAAATTATCTGACTTAGTTGCCAACTTGGAAAAATCGAACCTTCAAATTAAGGATATTTCAAATTATAATTCTACGACTTTGGTTCAAGGCTTAAGGTTAGGGTATGGGAGTATTGAAAAAGAGGAACTAGAAATGGCCATCCTCCAATTGAGTAAATGTTTGTGA
- a CDS encoding AMP-binding protein, whose product MFQTFQKLYQANISTPVGIYRLLRSIIGTGTNLMALLEFAARSYPSETAIIDDYQSISYQDLYKETQQLAVNLKEKHAIHPHKKVALLCRNHSPLVKSLFALSCLGADAYLLNIEMTSAQFNDLLDEHNFDCVIYDLEVWEMVHRSNFDKKTLLSQHITFDSIQGLSTETPTKKINLKKSSAGKLIILTGGTTGAFKTAVRKPAVSNFLNPFFALLNQLNLGTYQSAYIATPIYHGFGMAALLVSLTLGVKIVLTKRFKAQKTTSLLLKHRVQVLILVPLILDRLLQQSKLELIYTRLIISGGAPLNPNLVQRTFKLLKHDLANLYGTSEAGFCIMATTEDLKLHANTIGKKIRGVQLKLLDNNQQEVAIGTVGALSVRSSWGMKNTTDSWIPTGDLAYQNEQGYYFLCGRVDDRIVSGGENVYPVELEHILLQHDAIQQTAVIGISDPEFGQRLKAFVVLKPQQVLDQSNLQEWLKDHAARHQMPKEIVFIDHIPVTALGKTNKKKLF is encoded by the coding sequence ATGTTCCAAACCTTCCAAAAATTATATCAAGCCAATATTAGTACTCCTGTAGGAATCTATCGCTTACTGCGTTCCATAATCGGAACAGGCACCAACCTAATGGCTCTACTTGAATTCGCTGCTCGCAGCTACCCTTCTGAAACTGCCATCATAGATGACTATCAATCCATTAGTTATCAAGATCTTTATAAAGAAACACAACAATTAGCTGTTAATCTAAAAGAAAAACACGCTATTCACCCGCATAAGAAGGTCGCCTTACTTTGTCGCAACCACAGCCCATTAGTCAAGTCATTGTTTGCACTCTCTTGTTTGGGTGCAGATGCTTATTTGCTCAATATAGAAATGACGAGTGCGCAATTTAATGACTTATTAGATGAACATAATTTTGATTGTGTCATTTATGATCTAGAAGTTTGGGAGATGGTGCATCGTTCCAATTTTGATAAAAAAACGCTACTCAGTCAGCACATAACCTTTGATTCTATCCAAGGTTTATCAACCGAAACGCCCACGAAAAAAATCAACCTAAAAAAAAGCAGTGCTGGAAAATTAATTATCCTAACAGGCGGAACAACTGGAGCGTTTAAGACTGCCGTTCGGAAACCTGCTGTTTCTAACTTTTTAAATCCCTTTTTTGCCTTACTCAACCAATTGAATCTAGGCACTTATCAATCTGCTTATATTGCTACACCTATTTATCATGGTTTTGGAATGGCAGCACTTTTGGTTTCCCTTACACTGGGAGTTAAGATTGTGCTAACCAAACGTTTTAAAGCGCAAAAAACGACTTCTTTATTACTCAAACATAGAGTTCAAGTACTCATTTTAGTTCCCTTAATTTTGGATCGGCTGCTCCAACAAAGTAAATTAGAACTTATTTACACTCGTCTTATTATTTCTGGCGGAGCGCCACTAAATCCTAATTTGGTACAACGGACGTTTAAGCTGTTAAAACATGATTTAGCCAACCTGTATGGAACTTCCGAGGCAGGGTTTTGCATTATGGCAACTACAGAAGATTTAAAATTACATGCCAATACAATTGGCAAAAAAATTAGAGGGGTTCAACTTAAATTATTAGATAACAACCAACAAGAAGTCGCTATAGGAACGGTTGGGGCGCTATCTGTAAGAAGTAGTTGGGGCATGAAAAACACAACAGATAGTTGGATACCTACAGGGGATTTAGCTTATCAGAACGAACAAGGGTATTACTTTCTCTGTGGACGAGTGGACGACCGAATTGTATCTGGGGGAGAAAATGTTTATCCTGTAGAATTAGAACATATCTTATTGCAACATGATGCGATTCAGCAAACTGCTGTTATTGGTATTTCTGATCCAGAGTTTGGACAACGACTGAAAGCATTTGTGGTTTTAAAACCGCAACAAGTACTCGATCAATCAAACCTCCAAGAATGGTTAAAAGACCATGCAGCCCGACATCAAATGCCCAAAGAAATTGTTTTTATTGACCACATTCCTGTTACTGCTTTGGGAAAAACAAATAAGAAAAAACTATTTTAA
- a CDS encoding dihydrodipicolinate synthase family protein, with translation MKTTIFKGIIAYPITPFTKEEKVDLPLFKTLVERLVVHQANAIAPLGSTGVLPYLSDDEKEAVVKATIEQVNGRVPVLVGVSNLTTAKTVQHAQHAERLGAQAVMIIPMSYWKLTDDEIYEHYQTVANNISIPIMAYNNPATSGVDMSPQLLERLLTIPAVTMIKESTGDIQRMHYLKKVLGEKVDFFNGSNPLALGAFVAGATGWCTAAHNLIPQLNINLYQCIKNGKLEEAQRIFYQQVDLLKFIVEKGLPRSVQAGLELLGEKGGHLRSPLKPLSQKDKEQLKQLLFAAIS, from the coding sequence ATGAAAACAACAATATTTAAGGGGATTATTGCTTATCCCATTACGCCATTTACAAAAGAAGAAAAAGTTGACCTCCCATTATTTAAGACATTGGTAGAGCGACTAGTTGTCCATCAAGCAAATGCAATTGCTCCGCTAGGCAGCACAGGTGTTCTACCCTATTTAAGTGATGATGAAAAAGAAGCGGTTGTAAAAGCTACAATCGAACAGGTGAACGGTAGAGTTCCTGTCTTAGTTGGAGTTTCTAACCTTACCACAGCAAAAACGGTTCAACATGCCCAACATGCAGAGCGGCTAGGTGCTCAAGCTGTTATGATTATTCCTATGAGTTATTGGAAATTAACAGACGATGAAATTTATGAGCATTATCAAACTGTTGCGAACAACATTAGCATTCCTATCATGGCTTATAATAATCCTGCGACTAGTGGGGTGGATATGTCTCCCCAACTGCTGGAACGATTGCTAACAATTCCCGCTGTTACTATGATTAAAGAAAGTACAGGCGATATCCAACGCATGCATTATCTAAAGAAAGTACTTGGGGAGAAGGTTGATTTTTTTAATGGCTCAAATCCTTTGGCATTAGGGGCTTTTGTGGCAGGGGCTACGGGGTGGTGCACGGCTGCTCACAATCTAATCCCGCAATTAAATATCAACTTATACCAGTGCATCAAAAATGGAAAATTAGAGGAGGCTCAACGCATCTTTTACCAACAAGTAGATTTATTAAAATTTATTGTTGAGAAGGGGCTTCCTAGATCGGTTCAAGCAGGATTAGAACTGCTTGGAGAAAAAGGTGGGCACTTAAGAAGTCCTCTCAAGCCTTTATCTCAAAAGGATAAAGAGCAACTAAAACAACTATTGTTTGCAGCTATTTCTTAA
- a CDS encoding Nramp family divalent metal transporter, translating to MLSQFKKIGPGAMVAAAFIGPGTITTATLAGSSYGYTLLWAVLFSVVATYILQEMAARLGVIGGMGIGQALRIKIQNPILKMGAAILVIGAILIGNAAYEAGNITGAVLGFNDYFPSYPFNPLVILIGAIALLVLWIGKYQFIERFLVLLVASMGFIFLVAAIAVRPNLGAILAGLCCPSLPNNSLLMVMGLIGTTVVPYNLFLHASSSQKRWAANKNLKDAHWDLTFSILLGGLITMAILITAAATVHTSTTTIQSAQDLSKGLVPLLGNWAGLFLSLGFFAAGLSSAITAPLAAAFATSEILGWEKKLTAANFRLTWMLVLLIGLIFSCLGFKPTLVILFAQISNGLLLPIIALFLLWVMNDKTIMGKQVNSQVVNCLAMLIILTTLLLGTKGILAAIGWF from the coding sequence ATGCTTTCTCAATTCAAAAAAATAGGTCCTGGAGCAATGGTTGCCGCAGCCTTTATTGGCCCTGGTACCATCACTACTGCTACGCTTGCAGGCAGCAGTTATGGTTACACCTTGCTTTGGGCTGTCCTCTTTTCTGTTGTTGCTACTTATATACTACAAGAAATGGCTGCTCGTTTGGGGGTAATTGGAGGCATGGGAATAGGGCAAGCTTTACGCATAAAAATACAAAACCCTATTTTGAAAATGGGGGCTGCTATTTTAGTTATTGGAGCTATTCTGATTGGTAATGCAGCTTATGAAGCAGGCAATATCACAGGAGCGGTATTAGGGTTTAATGATTATTTTCCCAGTTACCCTTTCAATCCATTGGTCATCTTAATTGGAGCTATTGCTTTGCTGGTCTTATGGATTGGGAAGTATCAATTTATTGAACGTTTTTTAGTCCTGTTAGTGGCTTCAATGGGATTCATATTTTTGGTGGCAGCAATCGCTGTTCGCCCCAATTTGGGAGCTATTTTAGCGGGCTTATGCTGCCCTTCTTTGCCTAATAACTCCTTATTGATGGTAATGGGCTTGATTGGAACGACCGTTGTTCCTTACAATTTATTTCTCCATGCATCTTCCAGCCAAAAACGCTGGGCAGCCAATAAAAATCTAAAAGATGCACATTGGGATTTAACTTTTTCTATTCTATTGGGAGGATTAATTACAATGGCGATTTTGATTACTGCTGCTGCAACAGTCCACACAAGCACTACTACAATACAAAGTGCCCAAGATTTGTCAAAAGGATTGGTTCCTTTGTTGGGAAATTGGGCTGGTCTTTTTTTATCGCTGGGTTTCTTTGCAGCAGGGCTTTCTTCAGCCATTACAGCTCCCCTAGCAGCAGCCTTTGCCACTTCTGAAATATTGGGTTGGGAAAAGAAGTTAACCGCAGCGAATTTTAGGTTGACTTGGATGCTTGTATTGTTGATTGGTCTTATTTTTTCTTGTCTTGGGTTCAAACCTACGCTAGTTATTTTATTTGCTCAGATTTCTAATGGGCTTTTGTTGCCAATTATTGCACTATTTTTACTTTGGGTAATGAATGACAAAACAATTATGGGAAAGCAGGTTAACTCCCAAGTGGTCAATTGTCTGGCTATGCTTATCATCCTTACTACCTTACTGTTAGGTACAAAGGGAATTTTGGCAGCAATTGGTTGGTTCTAG
- a CDS encoding 5-carboxymethyl-2-hydroxymuconate Delta-isomerase, whose amino-acid sequence MPHFVIDCSEQIIEQQNPEKIMQLVYDTAAATNLFAAGDIKVRITPFKPAYYNIGNTKDDFIHVFANIMEGRNTAQKSNLSRQIVSQLKKMFPDVPVISINIRDFEKSTYCNKSMV is encoded by the coding sequence ATGCCACATTTTGTAATTGATTGTTCTGAACAAATAATTGAACAGCAAAATCCTGAAAAAATCATGCAATTGGTCTATGATACAGCAGCGGCTACCAATTTATTTGCAGCGGGGGACATTAAGGTGCGAATTACTCCTTTTAAACCTGCTTATTATAATATAGGTAATACAAAAGATGATTTTATCCATGTTTTTGCGAACATTATGGAGGGGCGAAATACAGCGCAAAAAAGCAACCTTTCTCGGCAAATTGTTAGTCAGCTAAAGAAAATGTTTCCCGATGTCCCTGTCATTTCAATCAACATTAGGGATTTTGAAAAATCGACTTATTGTAATAAATCCATGGTATAA